One genomic segment of Microbacterium sp. ProA8 includes these proteins:
- the cofE gene encoding coenzyme F420-0:L-glutamate ligase codes for MPFRTALTVWPLEGIPEIEAGADLVDVIVRAAGDELADGDILVVTSKIVSKAEDRFVVADDREDAITSETVRVVASRTTPNGFTTRIVENRLGMVSAAAGVDASNTPDGTVLLLPVDPDASARAIAAGLRGRLGVEVGVIVSDTLGRAWREGQTDHAIGAGGVQVFEDLRGGTDAEGRPLVVTMPCVADELAAAADLVKGKAARRPVAVVRGRGDLVGALDLPGARSIVRPLERDMFRLGADEAYAEGFAAGAAASSA; via the coding sequence ATGCCGTTCCGCACCGCGCTCACCGTCTGGCCCCTCGAGGGCATCCCCGAGATCGAGGCCGGCGCCGACCTCGTCGACGTCATCGTGCGTGCCGCGGGCGACGAGCTCGCGGACGGCGACATCCTCGTGGTGACCTCGAAGATCGTGTCGAAGGCCGAAGACCGCTTCGTCGTGGCAGATGACCGCGAAGACGCGATCACGTCCGAGACCGTGCGGGTCGTGGCATCCCGCACCACCCCGAACGGCTTCACGACGCGCATCGTCGAGAACCGCCTCGGCATGGTGTCGGCGGCGGCAGGCGTGGATGCGTCGAACACCCCGGACGGCACCGTGCTGCTGCTGCCGGTCGACCCCGACGCGTCGGCTCGCGCGATCGCGGCCGGGCTGCGCGGGCGGCTCGGCGTCGAGGTCGGCGTCATCGTGTCGGACACCCTGGGCCGGGCGTGGCGCGAGGGCCAGACCGATCACGCCATCGGCGCCGGCGGCGTGCAGGTCTTCGAGGACCTTCGCGGCGGGACGGATGCCGAGGGCCGCCCGCTCGTCGTCACGATGCCGTGCGTCGCCGACGAGCTGGCCGCGGCGGCCGATCTCGTCAAGGGCAAGGCGGCGCGGCGTCCCGTCGCCGTGGTCCGCGGGCGCGGCGACCTCGTCGGGGCTCTGGATCTTCCCGGCGCGCGGTCGATCGTGCGCCCGCTCGAGCGCGACATGTTCCGCCTGGGTGCCGACGAGGCCTATGCCGAGGGGTTCGCCGCGGGAGCCGCCGCCTCCTCGGCCTGA
- a CDS encoding response regulator transcription factor, whose protein sequence is MRVLICEDSALLRAGLVRVLEDAGHEVVAALPDASRLDETVDRTAPELCILDVRLPPRWTDEGIRAALSLRARLPELAVLVLSQYVEERYAADLISSSGGALGYLLKDRVADVTDFLEAIERIAAGATVLDPEVVAQLLSRRTRDERMLRLTDREASVLALIAEGRSNQAIAKTLHVTEGSVEKHITAVFQKLNLEPDESGNRRVLAAIAHLEHGGGTPPPPPAPPSQTLPSQTPGGRGPQTGTNR, encoded by the coding sequence ATGCGCGTCCTGATCTGCGAAGACTCGGCCCTGCTGCGGGCGGGCCTGGTGCGCGTGCTCGAAGACGCCGGCCACGAGGTGGTCGCCGCCCTCCCCGACGCCTCACGCCTCGACGAGACCGTCGACCGTACCGCCCCCGAGCTGTGCATCCTCGACGTGCGCCTGCCGCCGAGGTGGACCGACGAGGGCATCCGTGCGGCGCTGTCGCTGCGCGCACGGCTGCCCGAGCTGGCGGTGCTCGTGCTGTCGCAGTACGTCGAGGAGCGCTACGCCGCCGACCTCATCTCGTCCAGCGGCGGGGCGCTCGGCTACCTCCTCAAGGACCGGGTGGCCGACGTGACCGACTTCCTCGAGGCGATCGAGCGCATCGCCGCCGGTGCGACGGTGCTCGACCCGGAGGTGGTCGCACAGCTGCTCAGTCGCCGCACGCGGGACGAACGGATGCTGCGCCTCACCGACCGCGAGGCGTCGGTGCTCGCGCTGATCGCGGAGGGCCGCTCCAACCAGGCGATCGCGAAGACGCTGCACGTCACAGAGGGCAGCGTCGAGAAGCACATCACCGCCGTCTTCCAGAAGCTGAACCTCGAACCCGACGAGTCGGGCAATCGCCGCGTGCTCGCGGCGATCGCCCACCTCGAGCACGGCGGCGGGACGCCGCCTCCCCCGCCGGCACCTCCGTCACAGACACTTCCTTCGCAGACACCGGGCGGCCGCGGGCCGCAGACAGGAACGAACCGATGA
- a CDS encoding histidine kinase, which produces MTSSDSSAVHPVTRPAQVAGAIAQLAALGVIGVAAFSLVVSLLGVGVALVFVLGIGLLVLVGLVYVLFALGWLETQRVDGLYGFGLPVLRPRRSGRPGFGGAMRTIWMQAIDPLTWRAIANLAIATILGWVVVALAGLLVSGAVLAFTPLFAEASAVRLARTGIEVPLAWAVPVGIIAVLVAAAGLVGLGVLHGIIARAVMVPSREAQLAAEARVSSQQHAGAVRAADVERTRIERDLHDGVQPRLVSVGMTLGLAQQKIDADPEAARALIAEAHTSTKAAITELRQLARGIHTSVLDDRGLDAALSALVARSVVPVHTDVRLDGRCSRETEAAAYFVIAEALTNAAKHSRATEVRVVARLREPGTLWARVEDNGVGGARVIAGGGLDGIVNRVLAAGGEARIDSPAGGPTSVEVSIPCAS; this is translated from the coding sequence ATGACCTCCTCGGACTCTTCTGCCGTCCACCCGGTGACGCGACCCGCCCAGGTGGCGGGCGCCATCGCGCAGCTCGCCGCGCTGGGCGTGATCGGCGTCGCCGCTTTCTCGCTCGTCGTCTCGCTGCTGGGCGTCGGCGTCGCCCTGGTGTTCGTCCTCGGCATCGGCCTGCTCGTGCTCGTCGGCCTGGTCTACGTGCTGTTCGCGCTCGGGTGGCTCGAGACGCAGCGGGTCGACGGCCTCTACGGCTTCGGGCTCCCGGTGCTCCGTCCGCGCAGGAGCGGACGACCCGGATTCGGCGGCGCGATGCGCACGATCTGGATGCAGGCGATCGACCCCCTCACTTGGCGGGCGATCGCGAACCTCGCGATCGCGACGATCCTCGGGTGGGTCGTGGTGGCCCTCGCCGGACTCCTGGTCTCAGGCGCCGTGCTCGCCTTCACGCCGCTCTTCGCCGAGGCGAGCGCGGTGCGACTGGCACGCACGGGCATCGAGGTCCCGCTCGCGTGGGCGGTGCCGGTGGGCATCATCGCAGTGCTCGTCGCCGCAGCCGGCCTGGTCGGGCTCGGTGTGCTCCACGGCATCATCGCGCGCGCCGTCATGGTGCCGTCCCGCGAGGCGCAGCTCGCCGCGGAGGCGCGCGTCTCGAGCCAGCAGCACGCCGGTGCGGTGCGGGCCGCCGACGTCGAGCGCACGCGCATCGAGCGCGACCTCCACGACGGCGTGCAGCCGCGGCTGGTGTCGGTCGGCATGACGCTGGGCCTTGCGCAGCAGAAGATCGACGCCGACCCGGAGGCCGCACGGGCGCTCATCGCCGAGGCGCACACCTCGACCAAGGCGGCCATCACCGAGCTGCGGCAGCTGGCCCGCGGCATCCATACGTCCGTCCTCGACGATCGCGGTCTCGACGCCGCCCTCTCGGCGCTCGTGGCGCGCTCGGTCGTGCCGGTGCACACCGACGTGCGGCTCGACGGCCGCTGCAGCCGTGAGACCGAAGCGGCGGCGTACTTCGTGATCGCCGAAGCGCTGACCAACGCGGCGAAGCACTCGCGCGCCACCGAGGTGCGGGTCGTCGCGCGGCTGCGCGAGCCAGGCACCCTCTGGGCCCGCGTGGAAGACAACGGCGTGGGCGGTGCGCGGGTGATCGCCGGCGGCGGTCTCGACGGCATCGTCAACCGCGTCCTGGCGGCCGGTGGCGAGGCCCGCATCGACAGTCCGGCCGGCGGACCGACGAGCGTGGAGGTGAGCATCCCATGCGCGTCCTGA